One window of Candidatus Methylarchaceae archaeon HK02M2 genomic DNA carries:
- a CDS encoding Snf7 family protein, translating to MTVNFSKKWVKDELESRREKLKEAIKPAEPLKIRVKEAERKIKIQIKKLDMMLVKLRARDSFIFEKMVTAVKKHDLKMRNALLNEITEVRRTAKLVSQTKMLLEQITLRLNTIQNTGDLVVILAPVVSGIGKVRSGLARVIPETEYEIREISSVLSDVVMNAGRLEGITLNFEVANEDAEKILAEASAVAEHNMRDDFPKLPKLEKRSMSNVAEDF from the coding sequence TTGACGGTGAATTTCTCTAAAAAATGGGTCAAAGATGAATTAGAGAGTCGCCGTGAAAAATTGAAGGAGGCAATAAAACCAGCAGAACCGTTGAAAATTAGAGTTAAGGAAGCTGAACGCAAGATTAAGATTCAAATAAAGAAACTTGATATGATGTTGGTAAAACTTAGAGCAAGAGATTCATTTATATTCGAAAAGATGGTTACGGCAGTCAAGAAACATGATCTAAAGATGCGTAATGCTCTCTTAAACGAGATTACAGAAGTAAGGAGAACTGCTAAGTTAGTGAGCCAAACAAAGATGCTCCTCGAGCAGATAACACTTCGATTGAATACAATCCAAAATACTGGCGATTTAGTAGTAATTTTAGCACCAGTTGTAAGTGGCATTGGTAAAGTCCGTTCAGGGTTGGCTAGAGTAATACCAGAAACAGAATATGAGATAAGAGAAATCAGTAGTGTGCTGAGTGATGTAGTCATGAATGCAGGTCGACTAGAAGGGATTACTCTAAATTTTGAGGTTGCAAATGAGGATGCTGAAAAGATCTTAGCAGAAGCATCGGCTGTGGCGGAACATAATATGAGAGATGATTTCCCTAAGTTACCTAAATTAGAAAAAAGATCTATGTCTAATGTTGCTGAAGATTTTTAA